The Astyanax mexicanus isolate ESR-SI-001 chromosome 24, AstMex3_surface, whole genome shotgun sequence genome has a segment encoding these proteins:
- the LOC125780406 gene encoding probable glutamate receptor isoform X2, translating into MVFFNSMWTVLAFITFATVLLLSNSCSAAKSELTVTTIKQDPYTMLKGSQLEGYCMDLLSELAKKLGFKYKVHLVKDGSYGRLDESGNWNGMIGEVVRGEADLAVAPLTLTAAREKAVGMTKPYMQTGISILMRRDITSEDSSMFDFLSPFSGETWFGILVAYILTAVCICVVARVSPCEWSQPESEQNPFTLLHSLWYIAGALSLQGAGPHPRSPSGRVVSCTWWLFAVVLLACYFSNLSSNQSSDSSHLMIKGFEDLANQDIIEYGTLAGSSTLAFFKNSNNPSYRRIYEHMERRKSFVSSMDEGVQKARDGNFAFIGESVSLDLAVARYCELVRAHEVIGMRGYSIVTPLNFPMLKNLSVAILQLSEAEVLLLCSDPGAQSASENKQPKARAGNLREKQGLKFSLP; encoded by the exons ATG GTGTTTTTCAACAGCATGTGGACCGTGCTAGCTTTCATCACATTCGCTACAGTCCTGCTGCTATCAAACTCTTGCTCTGCAG caAAGTCAGAGCTGACAGTAACTACAATAAAG CAAGACCCGTACACCATGCTGAAGGGCTCTCAGCTGGAGGGATACTGTATGGACCTGCTGTCTGAATTAGCCAAGAAACTGGGCTTCAAGTATAAAGTTCATCTGGTGAAAGACGGGTCGTACGGCCGGCTGGACGAGAGTGGAAACTGGAATGGGATGATTGGAGAGGTGGTGAGGGGG GAGGCGGATCTTGCCGTAGCTCCTCTAACGCTGACCGCAGCTCGAGAGAAGGCAGTAGGAATGACCAAACCCTACATGCAGACGGGTATCAGCATCCTCATGCGGCGGGACATCACCTCAGAGGATTCCAGCATGTTCGACTTCCTCAGTCCGTTTTCTGGAGAGACCTGGTTCGGGATCCTCGTCGCATACATCCTGACCGCAGTCTGCATCTGCGTCGTAGCCAG AGTGAGCCCTTGTGAATGGAGTCAGCCTGAGAGCGAGCAGAACCCCTTCACCCTCCTGCACAGTCTGTGGTATATCGCCGGAGCTCTCAGCCTGCAAG GTGCAGGTCCTCACCCCAGGTCTCCATCCGGCCGTGTGGTCAGCTGTACTTGGTGGCTCTTTGCCGTGGTGCTGCTGGCCTGCTATTTCTCCAACCTGAGCTCCAACCAAAGCTCAGACTCTTCACACCTCATGATAAAGGGCTTTGAGGATCTGGCCAATCAGGACATAATCGAATATGGAACACTGGCTGGATCTTCAACACTGGCTTTCTTTAAG AATTCAAATAATCCTTCCTACCGCCGCATCTATGAGCACATGGAGAGACGGAAGAGTTTTGTATCATCAATGGATGAAGGTGTTCAGAAGGCACGGGATGGAAACTTTGCTTTTATTGGGGAGTCAGTATCGCTGGACCTCGCTGTGGCTCGTTACTGTGAGCTGGTTCGAGCCCATGAGGTTATTGGAATGAGAGGCTACAGCATCGTGACTCCTCTGA ACTTCCCCATGCTGAAGAACCTGAGCGTAGCCATCCTGCAGCTGAGTGAGGCAG AAGTCCTGCTGCTCTGTTCTGACCCAGGAGCTCAGTCAGCGTCTGAGAACAAACAGCCCAAAGCGAGAGCCGGAAACCTCCGAGAAAAACAAGGCCTGAAGTTCTCGCTTCCTTAA
- the LOC125780406 gene encoding probable glutamate receptor isoform X1, whose amino-acid sequence MVFFNSMWTVLAFITFATVLLLSNSCSAAKSELTVTTIKQDPYTMLKGSQLEGYCMDLLSELAKKLGFKYKVHLVKDGSYGRLDESGNWNGMIGEVVRGEADLAVAPLTLTAAREKAVGMTKPYMQTGISILMRRDITSEDSSMFDFLSPFSGETWFGILVAYILTAVCICVVARVSPCEWSQPESEQNPFTLLHSLWYIAGALSLQGAGPHPRSPSGRVVSCTWWLFAVVLLACYFSNLSSNQSSDSSHLMIKGFEDLANQDIIEYGTLAGSSTLAFFKNSNNPSYRRIYEHMERRKSFVSSMDEGVQKARDGNFAFIGESVSLDLAVARYCELVRAHEVIGMRGYSIVTPLNFPMLKNLSVAILQLSEAGELAYLRSKWWASSCMAQSAKGSSLRAQSMKGIFLVLAVGLGLGVLLALLELTSKSRSRAQEQKKSCCSVLTQELSQRLRTNSPKREPETSEKNKA is encoded by the exons ATG GTGTTTTTCAACAGCATGTGGACCGTGCTAGCTTTCATCACATTCGCTACAGTCCTGCTGCTATCAAACTCTTGCTCTGCAG caAAGTCAGAGCTGACAGTAACTACAATAAAG CAAGACCCGTACACCATGCTGAAGGGCTCTCAGCTGGAGGGATACTGTATGGACCTGCTGTCTGAATTAGCCAAGAAACTGGGCTTCAAGTATAAAGTTCATCTGGTGAAAGACGGGTCGTACGGCCGGCTGGACGAGAGTGGAAACTGGAATGGGATGATTGGAGAGGTGGTGAGGGGG GAGGCGGATCTTGCCGTAGCTCCTCTAACGCTGACCGCAGCTCGAGAGAAGGCAGTAGGAATGACCAAACCCTACATGCAGACGGGTATCAGCATCCTCATGCGGCGGGACATCACCTCAGAGGATTCCAGCATGTTCGACTTCCTCAGTCCGTTTTCTGGAGAGACCTGGTTCGGGATCCTCGTCGCATACATCCTGACCGCAGTCTGCATCTGCGTCGTAGCCAG AGTGAGCCCTTGTGAATGGAGTCAGCCTGAGAGCGAGCAGAACCCCTTCACCCTCCTGCACAGTCTGTGGTATATCGCCGGAGCTCTCAGCCTGCAAG GTGCAGGTCCTCACCCCAGGTCTCCATCCGGCCGTGTGGTCAGCTGTACTTGGTGGCTCTTTGCCGTGGTGCTGCTGGCCTGCTATTTCTCCAACCTGAGCTCCAACCAAAGCTCAGACTCTTCACACCTCATGATAAAGGGCTTTGAGGATCTGGCCAATCAGGACATAATCGAATATGGAACACTGGCTGGATCTTCAACACTGGCTTTCTTTAAG AATTCAAATAATCCTTCCTACCGCCGCATCTATGAGCACATGGAGAGACGGAAGAGTTTTGTATCATCAATGGATGAAGGTGTTCAGAAGGCACGGGATGGAAACTTTGCTTTTATTGGGGAGTCAGTATCGCTGGACCTCGCTGTGGCTCGTTACTGTGAGCTGGTTCGAGCCCATGAGGTTATTGGAATGAGAGGCTACAGCATCGTGACTCCTCTGA ACTTCCCCATGCTGAAGAACCTGAGCGTAGCCATCCTGCAGCTGAGTGAGGCAGGTGAGCTGGCCTATCTGCGCAGTAAATGGTGGGCCAGCAGCTGCATGGCTCAAAGTGCTAAAGGTTCATCACTAAGGGCCCAAAGCATGAAGGGAATTTTCCTGGTGCTCGCTGTGGGTCTGGGGCTCGGGGTGCTGCTGGCTCTGCTGGAGCTCACCTCCAAATCCCGGAGCAGAGCCCAGGAGCAAAAG AAGTCCTGCTGCTCTGTTCTGACCCAGGAGCTCAGTCAGCGTCTGAGAACAAACAGCCCAAAGCGAGAGCCGGAAACCTCCGAGAAAAACAAGGCCTGA